Proteins co-encoded in one Aspergillus flavus chromosome 2, complete sequence genomic window:
- a CDS encoding uncharacterized protein (domain of unknown function-domain containing protein) has translation MESPLTQQTRPETFKPKVVQLYENLFQTSDYNEPSEGFWREFFLLPPDRSQLSSILDQLSPDETLNLQVQTQQLFIRAIREAASGASPVDSYALETLMVFLACVLKKKYTNPSSDVITVLAGLDHVDQVISNFVAVLDGIIRNGSSFDLRIKAIKTAIAMTSGAYKTSLVSYFTHRDLFPSLMKFVQESETPIQVFDPFLLLGLLANYNKFEFQNPYQLRLDDFVNETSIQKIVKGVGVSCAAVRNGYVAVQDDAPEGWTLFSTLVYFGLGALSPSKKDKASPPNAEEAKEMFATLPAQQAAILLATYDFTNANKLFGHNLISQAPEKDNEESPFASFLSLTSYLLHHAYRSPRIAHYAELNLFTLRILAEDSTLCKHLCGEENKRKIRLCRQRQPYLPVVTGDRVLATVIFDIIIDTISHNLRRRLDVNIYSHSIAILLRLLTYLSMNKIRLAYHWSELWRNLLSLMRFLTTYVSDLSSNPNITTLTTTLVDLVAFCVSAGDTFLPDPSSYDDLFYKLVETGPIITKYRDVYSLKQSSSKPTDPNPSKDVHVAAVDTLISVSTHFYTLLFNPEQTDAKPDADGQGVAPIPAHRKKNLGPREVHRIIKQGYDTLSIQPPEGLSAWTRWRETDAKTELKQAARCVVEDARQLVV, from the exons ATGGAGTCCCCCTTAACTCAGCAAACTAGACCCGAAACCTTCAAGCCTAAAGTCGTGCAACTATACGAGAACTTATTTCAA ACCTCGGACTATAATGAGCCCTCCGAAGGATTTTGGAGGGAATTCTTTTTGCTGCCGCCTGACCGGAGCCAGCTCAGCTCTATTCTAGACCAGCTCAGCCCTGATGAAACGCTCAACTTGCAG GTCCAAACCCAGCAGCTTTTTATTCGTGCTATCCGTGAAGCTGCTTCGGGAGCCAGTCCCGTGGACTCGTATGCTCTAGAG ACCTTGATGGTCTTTCTAGCCTGtgtcttgaagaagaagtacaCCAACCCTAGTTCGGATGTCATTACAGTTCTTGCCGGTCTCGACCATGTTGACCAAGTTATCTCGAACTTTGTCGCCGTATTGGACGGCATTATTCGCAATGGAAGCAGCT TTGATTTGCGCATCAAGGCTATTAAGACAGCTATCGCCATGACTAGTGGCGCATATAAGACTAGTCTGGTTTCGTATTTTACGCATCGCGATTTATTCCCGTCCCTCATGAAG TTCGTCCAAGAATCTGAGACTCCGATCCAAGTATTTgaccctttccttcttctgggaTTGCTAGCGAACTACAACAAATTCGAATTTCAAAACCCTTACCAACTGCGACTTGACGACTTTGTCAACGAGACAAGCATCCAGAAGATTGTCAAAGGAGTCGGTGTCTCATGCGCTGCCGTGAGGAACGGTTATGTTGCTGTGCAGGACGACGCCCCCGAAGGCTGGACGCTGTTCAGCACCTTGGTTTACTTTGGCCTGGGGGCGCTCTCCCCCagcaagaaagacaaagctAGCCCACCGAATGCagaagaagccaaggagaTGTTCGCGACGCT GCCGGCCCAGCAAGCAGCTATCCTTCTGGCTACTTATGACTTCACAAATGCCAACAAACTTTTTGGCCACAATCTAATCAGCCAAGCCCCAGAGAAGGACAATGAAGAATCGCCATTTGCCAGTTTCCTCTCGCTGACGTCCTATCTGCTGCACCACGCCTACCGCTCTCCAAGGATAGCACACTATGCCGAACTCAACCTCTTCACGCTCCGCATCCTCGCTGAGGACTCCACCCTCTGCAAGCACCTCTGTGGCgaagagaacaaaagaaaaatccgTCTCTGTCGCCAAAGACAACCATATCTACCAGTAGTCACAGGGGACCGCGTCCTTGCAACAGTCATCTTCGACATCATAATCGATACAATCTCCCACAACCTACGACGACGCCTCGACGTCAACATCTACAG CCACTCAATCGCgatcctcctccgcctcctcaCCTACCTATCCATGAACAAAATCCGCCTAGCATACCACTGGTCGGAACTCTGGCGCAATCTTCTCTCGCTGATGCGCTTCCTAACAACCTACGTCTCCGACCTCTCGTCCAACCCTAACATCACCACCCTAACCACAACCCTCGTAGACTTAGTCGCATTCTGCGTCTCCGCAGGCGACACTTTCCTCCCAGATCCTTCCTCCTACGACGACCTTTTCTACAAACTAGTCGAAACAGGACCCATCATCACCAAATACCGCGACGTGTATTCCTTGAAACAATCGAGCTCAAAACCCACAGACCCCAATCCATCCAAAGACGTCCACGTCGCCGCCGTCGACACCCTCATTTCTGTCTCCACCCATTTTTACACCCTACTGTTTAACCCGGAGCAGACTGATGCGAAGCCCGATGCTGACGGCCAGGGTGTGGCGCCTATCCCGGCGCACCGGAAGAAGAACCTCGGTCCCAGGGAGGTGCATCGCATCATCAAGCAGGGGTATGATACATTGAGCATTCAGCCGCCGGAAGGTCTGAGCGCCTGGACTAGGTGGCGCGAGACGGATGCGAAGACGGAGTTGAAGCAGGCTGCCCGGTGTGTGGTTGAAGATGCCAGGCAGTTGGTTGTGTAG
- a CDS encoding histone acetylase complex subunit MRG15-2, protein MAPAGQTTYQKDERVLCFHHEILYEAKILDVRHVDPDDRKSPYEYLVHYKGWKNTYEAPLDTMGVEDKTSFICIGGCTWIWLTWLSATFSWDDWVPQDRLRKFTEENRELATTLRREAEAAFRQKSTKASAKKRGGSDRSSARGSEERQMSVPGRGTKRARDNDIEKEDSFYVRPSVRIVMPDNLKSLLVDDWENVTKNQQVVALPAKRSVNQILEDYSEAEKPKRTSSADLDVLEEVIMGIKEYFDKALDKILLYSFEREQYRNLRKKWESGSGDFADKGPLDIYGAEHLTRLFATMPELIAQTNMDLQSTNRLREELSKFTLWLSKHSSQYFATRYMTASNEYVEKSKGVANPNPGTATSRLV, encoded by the exons ATGGCACCAGCTGGCCAAACCACTTATCAGAAAGACGAGCGAGTGCTCTGTTTCCACCATGAGATCTTATACGAGGCAAAGATTCTCGACGTCAGACACGTCGATCCCGACGACCGCAAGAGCCCGTATGAGTACCTAGTACACTATAAGGGCTGGAAAAACAC CTACGAGGCTCCTCTGGACACTATGGGTGTTGAGGATAAAACATCTTTCATCTGCATTGGCGGGTGTACGTGGATTTGGCTGACCTGGCTTTCTGCCACATTTAGCTGGGATGACTGGGTCCCGCAAGATCGTCTTCGTAAATTTACcgaagaaaacagagaacTTGCAACTACTCTTCGCCGTGAGGCCGAGGCTGCGTTCCGTCAGAAGAGCACCAAAGCCTCcgcaaagaaaaggggaggtTCCGATCGTAGCTCCGCCCGGGGAAGCGAGGAACGCCAGATGTCCGTTCCTGGCCGCGGAACCAAGAGAGCCAGGGATAACGATATCGAAAAG GAGGATAGCTTTTATGTACGGCCATCTGTGAGGATTGTTATGCCCGACAATTTGAAGTCACTTCTGGTCGATGACTGGGAGAACGTGACAAAGAACCAGCAAGTCGTGGCTTTGCCGGCTAAGCGCTCGGTTAATCAAATCCTAGAAGACTATTCAGAGGCAGAGAAGCCCAAGCGTACAAGCTCGGCTGATCTGGATGTTCTTGAGGAAGTTATCATGGGAATCAAGGAGTATTTTGACAAAGCCCTTGATAAAATTCTCCTTTACAGTTTTGAACGCGAACAGTACCGAAACCTCCGCAAGAAGTGGGAGTCGGGATCGGGAGACTTCGCCGACAAAGGTCCCTTGGATATCTATGGTGCCGAGCACTTAACTCGTCTTTTCG CCACTATGCCTGAGCTAATCGCGCAGACCAACATGGATCTCCAATCTACTAACAGACTCCGCGAGGAGCTTTCCAAGTTCACTCTCTGGTTGAGCAAACACTCTAGCCAGTACTTTGCTACCAGATATATGACTGCCAGCAATGAATATGTCGAAAAATCTAAGGGTGTGGCAAACCCAAACCCTGGTACTGCTACTTCACGTCTGGTCTAA